In Colletotrichum higginsianum IMI 349063 chromosome 3, whole genome shotgun sequence, a genomic segment contains:
- a CDS encoding Glutathione-dependent formaldehyde-activating enzyme, whose product MDAPGEDLKLYTGGCECGAVQVALKSKPLNDIEIKEDNCSICVRNGFIGVYPHQSLVTLVGKDQTQDYKFGRGFNGSPFCRICGVHCFGNLYGPPEEVLARLPEAKQDFVRKQLEVQPLNIRVLDGVEWDRVDIKWKNEGTEGYVLED is encoded by the exons ATGGACGCACCCGGCGAAGACCTCAAGTTGTACACAGGAGGCTGCGAGTGCGGTGCCGTTCAAGTTGCACTCAAAAGCAAACCACTCAATGACATTGAGATCAAGGAAGACAATTGTAGCATCTGCGTCCGG AATGGTTTCATCGGCGTTTACCCTCATCAGTCTCTAGTCACGCTGGTTGGCAAAGACCAGACACAGGACTACAAATTTGGCCGTGGTTTCAACGGCTCGCCATTTTGTCGGATTTGCGGCGTCCACTGCTTTGGAAACCTCTACGGTCCGCCAGAGGAGGTCCTTGCCAGACTTCCCGAGGCCAAGCAAGACTTTGTGCGTAAGCAACTCGAGGTTCAGCCGCTGAATATCCGGGTTCTCGATGGTGTTGAATGGGACAGAGTCGATATAAAATGGAAAAACGAAGGCACTGAAGGCTACGTTCTGGAAGACTAA
- a CDS encoding Cupin, which translates to MFSPKAFRAARTVTRISLCRPIISVPAQIHAFSSTARMTSKFPTPSSDRPKNEMQYFPGMTTALPSESAEFRRVLWTGLYSQLVLMTIPVGGDIGEEIHTVDQVLTFTSGKGLAQVGSKEQEAKAGDMVIVPAGTKHQFLNKGPTPLILYTVYSPAEHKPTTVHKTKEEGDQEEEDGIDVAPEWSQRSKEQNEKEGWVKGE; encoded by the exons ATGTTCTCCCCCAAAGCCTTTCGCGCAGCGCGCACCGTTACCCGAATCTCGCTGTGTCGACCCATCATCTCCGTACCAGCTCAAATTCACGCTTTCTCCTCAACCGCCAGGATGACATCCAAGTTCCCTACGCCCTCGAGCGATCGGCCTAAGAACGAGATGCAGTACTTTCCCGGCATGACGACGGCACTGCCTTCCGAGTCTGCCGAGTTCCGTCGAGTTCTGTGGACGGGTCTCTACTCGCAGCTAGTCCTAATGACAATCCCAGTTGGTGGCGACATTGGCGAAGAA ATTCACACCGTCGACCAAGTCCTGACTTTCACTTCTGGCAAAGGCCTGGCGCAAGTCGGAAGCAAAGAGCAagaggccaaggccggcgatATGGTCATCGTTCCTGCAGGAACCAAGCACCAGTTCTTGAACAAGGGCCCGACACCCTTGATTCTGTACACGGTGTATTCGCCGGCGGAGCATAAGCCGACGACGGTTCACAAGACCAAGGAAGAGGGTGAccaggaggaagaagatggcaTCGATGTGGCACCGGAATGGAGCCAGAGAAGTAAGGAGCAAAATGAGAAGGAAGGTTGGGTCAAGGGCGAGTAA
- a CDS encoding PhlG protein: protein MASNTITTNQLQNPDTDGYPAKVPITYYPLDTQKAFKYNENRVKNKSYAKYYNRELYIYADIPQHIREPMPAEGVLPITDSRRLLDPGYHPHENGWVALPDGTAYVTSRTRFPGSTGDMVRWWFWWHSVEPERYALWYPYDHLSVRSSYADRLHRTDLSHTQKWLGSTHRVTEFIGATKMAVHIRFVDPAHYGLPWEELKAAGYEAAVCAELHDGLVSNLKIGDFLHLWRKTEDGLELRSRYWLGGGVHYKLLGMRVGIDYLAGALGFKHRLCGEKVAYEHFIHDQTEFTNLAGFLPSLYADYLAGNL from the coding sequence ATGGCCAGCAATACGATAACCACGAACCAGCTTCAGAATCCGGACACGGATGGCTATCCCGCAAAGGTACCCATCACGTATTACCCTTTGGATACGCAAAAGGCTTTCAAGTACAACGAGAATCGGGTCAAGAACAAATCGTACGCCAAGTACTACAACCGCGAACTGTACATCTACGCCGACATCCCGCAGCACATCCGCGAGCCGATGCCGGCGGAAGGCGTACTACCGATCACGGATTCCCGCCGCCTGCTCGACCCCGGCTATCATCCTCACGAGAACGGCTGGGTCGCCCTCCCGGACGGGACCGCCTATGTCACCTCGCGTACCCGTTTCCCGGGATCGACAGGAGACATGGTCCGTTGGTGGTTTTGGTGGCACAGCGTCGAGCCCGAGCGCTACGCCCTCTGGTACCCCTACGACCATCTCAGCGTCCGGTCGTCGTACGCGGACCGCCTACACCGCACTGACTTGTCCCACACGCAAAAATGGCTTGGTTCCACGCACCGCGTCACGGAGTTCATCGGCGCGACCAAGATGGCCGTCCACATCCGCTTCGTAGACCCTGCCCACTACGGCTTGCCGTGGGAAGAGCTCAAGGCGGCCGGCTACGAGGCTGCCGTCTGCGCAGAGCTGCACGACGGCCTGGTGTCGAACTTGAAGATTGGGGACTTCTTACACCTCTGGCGGAAGACTGAGGATGGGCTTGAGCTGCGAAGCCGGTATTGGCTTGGCGGGGGCGTCCATTACAAACTCCTCGGCATGAGGGTCGGGATCGACTATCTTGCAGGTGCGCTGGGGTTCAAGCACCGTTTGTGCGGGGAGAAGGTTGCCTATGAGCACTTCATACATGATCAGACCGAGTTTACCAACCTGGCTGGTTTCCTACCGAGCCTCTATGCAGATTACCTGGCTGGAAATCTTTGA
- a CDS encoding putative Alcohol dehydrogenase, zinc-containing translates to MRAARYYGREDIRIEEIPEPPCGPNQVKIAPAFVGICGTDLHEYLGGPNFCPASRHPVTGDSIPVTLGHEFSGVIKEIGSEVRAAHLRVGLPCAVQPTVYCGKCAACAAGAENACHTGGFIGLSGGGGGLSEAVSVPADQVFPLPEGVPLELGALVEPLSVAWHAVAAAPVTPESTVLVMGGGPIGLAAVLCLIAKGVKKIIVAEIATARRRFAKDFGATHIINPKEQDVMKETMSITGGIGADVVLDCAGVPASVKAACEAVKTRGTVVNVAIWEKEIPFNPNWVTWRESSYKSVLGYQKADYEAVIENLRTGALKPASMITRKIPLDDLIEHGIKALITDKDNQVKILVDVNASVSEKAFL, encoded by the exons ATGAGAGCTGCAAGATACTACGGCAGAGAGGATATCCGCATCGAAGAGATACCTGAACCTCCTTGCGGCCCAAATCAGGTCAAG ATCGCCCCAGCGTTCGTCGGAATCTGCGGAACCGACCTCCACGAATACCTCGGCGGCCCCAACTTCTGCCCCGCATCCAGACACCCCGTTACGGGCGACAGCATCCCCGTGACCCTCGGCCACGAGTTCTCGGGCGTCATCAAGGAGATCGGCTCCGAAGTCAGGGCGGCCCATCTGAGAGTCGGCCTCCCCTGCGCCGTGCAGCCTACAGTCTACTGCGGAAAGTGCgcggcctgcgccgccggcgccgagaacgcGTGCCACACCGGCGGCTTCATCGggctcagcggcggcggcggcggcctgaGCGAGGCGGTGTCCGTCCCCGCCGACCAGGTGTTTCCCCTGCCCGAGGGCGTGCCTCTCGAGCTGGGCGCGCTGGTGGAGCCGCTCTCTGTCGCCTGGcatgccgtcgccgccgcgcccgtcACGCCCGAGTCGACGGTTCTGGTCATGGGCGGCGGTCCGATCGGGCTGGCCGCTGTGCTGTGCCTGATCGCCAAGGGGGTGAAGAAGATCATCGTCGCGGAGATTGCAactgctcgtcggcggttTGCAAAGGATTTTGGGGCGACGCACATTATCAACCCCAAGGAGCAGGACGTCATGAAAGAGACGATGAGCATCACGGGCGGTATCGGAGCGGATGTCGTACTCGACTGCGCAGGCGTTCCCGCGAG TGTGAAAGCTGCATGCGAGGCTGTCAAAACCCGCGGGACGGTCGTCAATGTCGCCATctgggagaaggagatccCGTTCAACCCCAACTGGGTGACTTGGAGAGAAAGCTCGTACAAGTCGGTTCTCGGATATCAAAAAGCTGACTACGAGGCAGTCATTGAGAACCTGAGAACAG GGGCTCTGAAGCCCGCATCGATGATTACCCGCAAGATCCCGCTTGATGACTTGATTGAGCACGGCATCAAAGCGCTCATTACGGACAAGGACAACCAGGTCAAAATCCTAGTTGACGTGAATGCCTCCGTTTCTGAAAAGGCTTTTTTGTGA